The Trypanosoma brucei brucei TREU927 chromosome 9, whole genome shotgun sequence genome includes a window with the following:
- a CDS encoding membrane protein YIP1, putative (similar to GB:AAF78898.1: YIP1B {Mus musculus;}): MNPIRQQQQQQQQQYQHPYQYPQQQMQAQPPKVASATPYFSRPASCASPKAFRTGSDRNSFQSSPSHFVSGTQSPKPTAAHPFIQMPVATTVPLMNPAVPVFHDYSPKGQQLPLQGTSWHQRTSSTGPPPTPPPTSYSPTQPGFFGNLLQTLALRNMMTAFNNESGVDTSQGQVPLHQQRFGYPEDDLPLLDELGIFPHEIRANALAVLNPFREMGENVSDSMDLAGPIVFAVLLAILLSLRGSMRFSTIYGQFVIGVIFMRVLLSLMTENAVSLQFVISALGYGLIPNVFLAASQSLMYWLFGYVGKTMLVPALLAVLWSAWCATSMLVRGFHMEKQRYLIMYPLSLFYAVFATLTIF, from the coding sequence ATGAACCCAAtacggcaacaacagcaacagcaacagcaacaataccAGCATCCGTATCAGTACCCGCAGCAACAAATGCAAGCGCAACCTCCTAAAGTAGCTTCGGCAACGCCGTACTTTTCACGGCCGGCATCGTGCGCATCGCCCAAAGCCTTTCGCACAGGCTCAGATAGGAACAGCTTCCAAAGTAGCCCCTCCCATTTCGTGAGTGGAACCCAATCACCGAAACCTACTGCTGCTCATCCATTCATTCAGATGCCGGTAGCAACGACTGTGCCTCTAATGAATCCAGCGGTACCGGTGTTCCATGACTATTCCCCAAAAGGTCAACAGCTCCCCTTGCAGGGCACGTCGTGGCACCAACGAACCTCCTCAACGGgtccaccaccaacaccacccCCAACGTCGTATTCCCCAACCCAACCGGGATTCTTCGGGAATTTGTTGCAGACACTTGCATTGCGGAATATGATGACAGCCTTTAACAACGAAAGCGGAGTCGACACCTCACAAGGACAAGTTCCACTGCACCAGCAGCGTTTCGGATACCCCGAAGATGATCTTCCACTACTGGACGAACTGGGAATATTTCCTCACGAAATACGGGCCAACGCACTTGCCGTCCTTAACCCATTTAGAGAGATGGGGGAAAACGTTTCTGACAGCATGGATCTCGCAGGACCCATAGTATTCGCCGTTCTTCTTGCGATTTTGCTTTCACTTCGGGGCAGCATGCGGTTCAGTACCATTTACGGGCAGTTCGTTATTGGTGTTATATTCATGAGAGTCCTGCTCTCGCTCATGACAGAAAATGCGGTGTCGTTGCAGTTCGTCATCAGCGCGTTAGGCTATGGTTTGATTCCTAATGTTTTTCTCGCAGCTTCGCAGTCACTGATGTATTGGTTATTTGGGTATGTCGGTAAAACGATGTTGGTGCCTGCCTTGTTGGCCGTTCTTTGGTCCGCGTGGTGCGCAACGTCGATGTTGGTGAGAGGTTTCCACATGGAGAAGCAGAGATATCTCATCATGTACCCACTGTCCCTCTTCTACGCGGTCTTCGCCACACTAACAATATTTTAG